In the genome of Acidimicrobiales bacterium, one region contains:
- a CDS encoding FGGY-family carbohydrate kinase: MDESPPRRRTTRSGNEAFDPGPVTVGIDIGTTSVKAVACNAEGTPVRRIRLPHELRIPSANRLEHDADSAWRRRVLAALDDVGSDLDVRGVCVAAMVPSACAVDHVGAALAPALLYGDERGRAEAGKSPIDSGEFAGFVADLASRHPDAAGFWPAQAVANHALSGRAVIDTATALTTMPLFDGTGWNDDACASAGIEARRLPALVPGTEPAGVVHPELVGGAQVPLSGGAIDGFAELLVSAAEEPGEVIVVVGATLLTWAVQPGWVEVPSLWTIPHVRADRCLVGGPSSAGGLFHDRVRNLLGIAAGEERAQRGMRAHLPVWLPYIRGERTPLHDASLRASLHGLDLTHGPAEVLRAAHEATGFAIRHHLDLAGVTPTRIVISGGGADDSGLVRAIADAVGVPVAIPHHRNGAARGAAFIARVTAGLEARPEDAVRWAGVTREVEPNPRWTSSTAERYGVYRSLIPDR; encoded by the coding sequence ATGGACGAGAGCCCCCCGAGACGACGCACGACCCGCTCCGGCAACGAGGCGTTCGATCCCGGTCCCGTCACGGTCGGCATCGACATCGGCACCACATCGGTGAAGGCCGTCGCCTGCAACGCCGAGGGGACACCGGTGCGGCGGATCCGTTTACCCCATGAACTGCGCATTCCGTCGGCGAACCGCCTCGAACACGACGCCGATTCAGCCTGGCGTCGCCGGGTTCTCGCCGCCCTCGACGACGTTGGATCGGACCTCGACGTGCGCGGCGTCTGCGTCGCAGCGATGGTGCCGAGCGCGTGTGCGGTCGATCACGTCGGCGCCGCGCTCGCCCCGGCCCTGCTCTACGGCGACGAACGTGGACGCGCCGAAGCGGGCAAGTCACCGATCGACAGCGGCGAGTTCGCCGGCTTCGTCGCCGACCTCGCATCGCGCCATCCCGATGCGGCCGGGTTCTGGCCGGCCCAGGCCGTCGCCAACCACGCCTTGTCGGGCCGCGCCGTCATCGACACGGCCACGGCACTCACCACCATGCCGCTCTTCGACGGGACCGGTTGGAACGACGACGCCTGTGCGTCCGCGGGGATCGAAGCCCGGCGTCTGCCCGCCCTGGTGCCGGGAACCGAGCCGGCGGGCGTCGTACACCCCGAGCTGGTCGGCGGTGCGCAGGTGCCGCTGTCGGGCGGGGCGATCGACGGCTTCGCGGAGTTGCTGGTCAGCGCCGCGGAGGAGCCCGGCGAGGTGATCGTCGTCGTCGGAGCCACGCTGCTCACCTGGGCGGTCCAGCCGGGCTGGGTCGAAGTGCCGTCGCTATGGACCATCCCCCACGTCAGAGCCGACCGCTGCCTGGTCGGAGGACCCAGCTCGGCAGGTGGCCTGTTCCACGATCGGGTACGCAACCTCCTCGGCATCGCTGCGGGTGAGGAGCGGGCACAGCGCGGCATGCGCGCACACCTGCCCGTGTGGCTCCCCTACATCCGCGGTGAGCGGACACCGCTGCACGACGCGTCGCTGCGGGCCTCGCTGCACGGACTCGACCTGACCCACGGGCCGGCCGAGGTCCTGCGGGCCGCGCACGAGGCCACCGGATTCGCAATCCGCCACCATCTCGACCTCGCGGGCGTGACGCCGACCCGCATCGTGATCTCCGGCGGCGGGGCTGACGACTCCGGTCTGGTGCGCGCCATCGCCGATGCCGTCGGCGTACCCGTCGCCATCCCGCATCATCGCAACGGCGCCGCCCGGGGGGCCGCGTTCATCGCCCGGGTGACCGCCGGCCTGGAAGCCAGGCCCGAAGATGCCGTCCGTTGGGCCGGCGTGACCCGCGAGGTGGAACCGAACCCCCGGTGGACGTCGTCGACCGCCGAACGATACGGCGTCTACCGGTCGCTGATCCCGGACCGGTAG
- a CDS encoding lytic transglycosylase domain-containing protein, whose amino-acid sequence MTPPRRGPVRAAPARGLARRALAAVLCAGILVSSVSTVAAVTTADTQNSAPTVDLTLLAALDRLEVTGKWFFISGLDARAAVIEASSAAYDEARTALVAASIRDAALEAGIDQHQQALEVALVQQAGLWRDHGSAVELLDVRRDDRAALVATRKAAGDELAAVLDARTQLAVEAYVGGRQRSVAEALMPEAGGAVPASRIGIELGQAASEELQWLDDSWRAWIGELDDDLVALDRQILGLEERRDDLATAITAVEAVVATERDTLSALRAARRALTRAIPDLVEDAATLHRRSWIGDTSMTPVVLDAYLGAAEWAGEERPGCDLDWTVLAGIGLIESNHAVGTRGPVHDDGRTVARILGVVLDGETPDTQVVVDTDGGALDGNPEFDRAVGPMQFLPGTWRGFARDGNGDGVIDPHNVYDATVAAAAYLCEGHHLGSAVGLRGALLSYNNADRYVRAVTTAMDEYVLMNLPAGDVAHVLLTGGADPNSS is encoded by the coding sequence ATGACGCCACCGCGTCGTGGTCCGGTCAGAGCTGCGCCCGCACGAGGGCTCGCTCGCCGCGCGCTCGCAGCCGTACTGTGCGCCGGGATCCTCGTGTCGTCGGTGTCGACGGTGGCAGCTGTGACCACGGCCGACACCCAGAACTCGGCTCCCACCGTGGATCTGACGCTCCTCGCCGCCCTCGACCGCCTCGAGGTGACCGGAAAATGGTTCTTCATCTCGGGGCTCGATGCACGCGCTGCGGTGATCGAGGCGTCGTCGGCGGCCTACGACGAAGCCAGAACGGCGCTGGTGGCCGCGTCGATCCGCGACGCCGCTCTCGAAGCCGGCATCGACCAGCACCAGCAGGCACTGGAGGTCGCGCTCGTGCAACAGGCGGGGCTGTGGCGTGATCACGGCAGTGCCGTCGAGCTCCTCGATGTCCGACGTGACGACCGCGCGGCGCTGGTGGCGACACGCAAGGCCGCCGGCGACGAGCTCGCGGCTGTCCTCGACGCCCGTACCCAGTTGGCCGTCGAGGCCTACGTCGGCGGCCGCCAACGCAGCGTGGCCGAGGCGCTGATGCCCGAGGCCGGCGGTGCCGTACCGGCGTCGCGGATCGGTATCGAACTCGGCCAGGCGGCGTCGGAGGAGCTGCAGTGGCTGGATGATTCGTGGCGGGCCTGGATCGGCGAACTCGACGACGACCTGGTGGCACTCGACCGCCAGATCCTCGGTCTCGAGGAGCGTCGCGACGACCTCGCGACGGCGATCACCGCCGTGGAGGCGGTGGTGGCCACCGAACGCGACACCCTCAGCGCTCTTCGCGCGGCGCGCAGGGCGCTTACCCGGGCGATACCGGATCTGGTCGAAGACGCCGCAACGCTGCACCGTCGCTCGTGGATCGGCGACACGTCCATGACGCCGGTCGTGCTCGACGCCTACCTGGGGGCCGCGGAATGGGCCGGTGAGGAGAGGCCCGGCTGTGACCTCGACTGGACCGTCCTCGCCGGGATCGGTCTCATCGAATCGAACCACGCGGTCGGAACCCGTGGACCCGTCCACGACGACGGACGGACCGTGGCGCGCATTCTGGGCGTGGTCCTCGACGGCGAGACGCCGGACACGCAGGTGGTCGTCGACACCGACGGCGGCGCGCTGGACGGCAACCCCGAGTTCGACCGGGCGGTGGGTCCGATGCAGTTCCTGCCGGGGACGTGGCGGGGGTTCGCCCGTGACGGCAACGGTGACGGCGTCATCGACCCCCACAACGTGTACGACGCGACCGTCGCGGCGGCCGCCTACCTCTGCGAAGGCCACCACCTTGGCTCCGCGGTGGGCCTGCGTGGCGCCCTTCTCTCGTACAACAACGCCGACCGCTACGTGCGGGCGGTGACGACGGCCATGGACGAGTACGTGCTGATGAACCTTCCGGCCGGTGACGTCGCGCACGTCCTGCTCACCGGAGGCGCGGACCCGAACTCCTCCTGA
- a CDS encoding NAD(P)-dependent oxidoreductase, giving the protein MTTPTTCTFIGLGNMGYPMAGHLAAAGHDVTVFNRTTEVARRWVDEHGGSRAATPAEAAAGADFVFICVGGDDDVRAVTGGPDGALSSMAAGTVLVDHTTASANLARELAAASGEAGVGVLDAPISGGQAGAEAGTLAIMAGGDEDHFASAEPVMAAYGATIALIGPTGSGQLTKMVNQILCAGALVGAAEAIAFGERAGLDMERVLGVVTKGAAGSWYLSNRGPTMIRDEFDFGFAVDWMRKDLGICLAGGADTGADMPLTELADRLMSAAAERGDGRLDVTAIVRNYRSGISDR; this is encoded by the coding sequence GTGACGACGCCGACCACATGCACCTTCATCGGCCTCGGAAACATGGGCTATCCGATGGCGGGGCACCTCGCCGCAGCCGGGCACGACGTGACCGTCTTCAACCGGACGACCGAGGTCGCGAGACGGTGGGTCGACGAACACGGGGGTAGCCGCGCCGCCACACCGGCGGAGGCGGCGGCCGGAGCCGACTTCGTGTTCATCTGCGTGGGTGGCGACGACGATGTCCGCGCCGTCACCGGAGGGCCCGACGGTGCGCTTTCGTCGATGGCTGCGGGCACCGTTCTCGTCGATCACACCACCGCGTCGGCGAACCTCGCTCGAGAACTGGCGGCCGCCAGCGGGGAGGCCGGCGTCGGCGTGCTCGACGCGCCGATATCGGGCGGCCAGGCGGGTGCGGAGGCAGGCACCCTCGCGATCATGGCCGGCGGCGACGAGGACCACTTCGCTTCCGCAGAACCGGTCATGGCCGCCTACGGCGCAACGATCGCCCTGATCGGTCCGACGGGATCGGGCCAGCTCACCAAGATGGTCAATCAGATCCTCTGCGCAGGGGCACTCGTCGGTGCCGCGGAGGCGATCGCCTTCGGCGAGCGCGCCGGCCTCGACATGGAGCGCGTCCTGGGCGTCGTGACGAAGGGCGCGGCCGGGTCGTGGTATCTCTCCAACCGCGGTCCGACGATGATCCGCGACGAGTTCGACTTCGGCTTCGCCGTCGACTGGATGCGCAAGGACCTCGGCATCTGTCTGGCCGGCGGGGCGGACACGGGGGCCGACATGCCCCTCACCGAACTCGCGGACCGGTTGATGAGCGCCGCCGCCGAGCGCGGCGACGGGCGCCTCGACGTGACGGCGATCGTCCGGAACTACCGGTCCGGGATCAGCGACCGGTAG
- a CDS encoding glycosyltransferase family 1 protein: MRVLIVAETFLPARNGVTNSVLRVIEHLRRRGHDPLVVAPAPGPSSVDDTPVERIPAIEVPFYRSLSVGMATEARLEQIIERFRPDVVHLAAPLVLGARAATVARRMGVPRVGVYQTDVAGFATHYHLGFLGRAAWTWLGRVHGSCDLTLAPSTHAAWELRRHGIDRVRIWGRGVDHRRFDPGFRDDEWRRRVLAGRDFLVGSVGRLAPEKRLHLLAPLLDLDGVRVVIAGDGPIRRQLRRQLPGAVFTGHLSGGDLSRAFASLDVFVHAGADETFCQSIQEALASGVPVVAPASGGPVDLVAHGRTGFLYPHDEPKMMAGAVETLLADTVERSAMARRAQASVAHRTWEVVGDQLIGHYESVVGLTRSVRRAA; the protein is encoded by the coding sequence ATGCGGGTCCTGATCGTGGCAGAGACGTTCCTTCCGGCTCGCAACGGCGTGACGAACTCGGTCCTGCGAGTGATCGAGCACCTCCGCCGACGGGGCCACGACCCGCTCGTCGTCGCTCCCGCGCCCGGTCCGAGCAGCGTCGACGACACGCCGGTGGAACGGATACCCGCGATCGAGGTCCCCTTCTACAGATCGCTGTCGGTGGGGATGGCCACGGAGGCCCGTCTCGAACAGATCATCGAGCGGTTCCGGCCCGACGTCGTGCATCTGGCCGCGCCGCTCGTCCTGGGAGCGAGGGCGGCCACCGTTGCGCGTCGGATGGGAGTTCCCCGCGTGGGGGTGTACCAGACGGACGTGGCCGGATTCGCCACCCATTACCACCTCGGGTTCCTCGGACGGGCCGCGTGGACCTGGCTCGGTCGCGTGCACGGTTCGTGCGATCTCACGCTCGCCCCGTCGACCCACGCCGCATGGGAACTGCGCCGCCATGGCATCGACCGCGTCCGGATCTGGGGCCGCGGGGTGGACCACCGCCGGTTCGACCCCGGTTTCCGCGACGACGAGTGGCGCCGACGCGTCCTGGCAGGTCGCGACTTCCTCGTCGGTTCCGTCGGTCGGCTGGCTCCGGAGAAGCGGCTGCACCTCCTGGCGCCGCTCCTCGATCTCGACGGCGTCAGAGTCGTGATCGCGGGAGACGGGCCGATCCGCAGGCAACTCCGGCGCCAGCTACCCGGCGCCGTCTTCACCGGCCACCTCTCCGGTGGCGACCTCTCCCGGGCGTTCGCGTCACTCGACGTCTTCGTCCACGCCGGTGCTGACGAGACCTTCTGCCAGTCCATCCAGGAGGCACTCGCGAGCGGCGTTCCGGTGGTGGCACCTGCGTCGGGTGGACCGGTGGACCTCGTCGCGCACGGCCGCACCGGTTTTCTCTACCCCCACGACGAGCCGAAGATGATGGCCGGCGCGGTCGAGACCCTGCTGGCGGACACCGTCGAACGGTCGGCGATGGCGCGACGGGCACAGGCATCGGTGGCCCATCGGACGTGGGAGGTGGTCGGAGACCAGCTGATCGGCCACTACGAATCGGTCGTCGGTCTCACGCGGAGCGTCCGGCGGGCCGCATGA
- a CDS encoding DEAD/DEAH box helicase: MTVVDARPGATSFEPRLFEPTAHVAVPPVRDEVLAGFHPAVRIWFERTFPHGPTSPQAEAWPAIAARHDTLVAAPTGSGKTLSAFLVAIDRLYRVHDAGGDVSRRTSVVYVSPLKALAVDIAENLSAPLAGIASVAAELGLPAPDLRIGVRSGDTTASARASMLRRPPAFVVTTPESLYLMVTAEKSRAALATTDTVIVDEIHTMARDKRGAHLSLTLERLDHVTGTPCQRIGLSATQKPLEVVARLLVGAGRCGPGGAIACHVVDEGHERDLDLELEVPDDDLGALASNEQTGRMLDRIAELVTGHRTTLVFVNTRRMAERVAHQLAERLGEDAVCAHHGSLSKDRRATVEKRLRAGDLRALVATASLELGIDVGPVELVCQIGSPRSIATFLQRVGRSGHTRWGTPKGRLFPMTRDELVECTAVLRAVRGGRLDTLRPPVAPLDVLAQQIVAESACERWVVGDLYALFKRAAPYENLEPAAWDEAVRFVSEGVTTGRGPRGRWVHHDTINGELAGRRGARLVALRSGGAIPDVADYRVVAEPDDTFIGTVNEDWAIESMAGDIFLLGTHSWRIRRVEAGVVRVMDAAGAPPTVPFWVGEAPARTAELSAEVSEVRRLVEHDLRSGGTAAARARLCAECGVGESAAAMVVAHLEASLEILGALPTLERLVLERFFDESGGMQLVVHSPRGARLNRALGLALRKKFCATFDFELQAAASDDAVVLSLGPQHSFPLADVPRFLNSRTAGDVLRQAVLVPPSPMLTTRWRWNLNRALVVLRHRGSGRNPPALQRMQADDVMAAVFPGVAACQENVSGPVEVPDHLLVNETMHDTLHDAMDLDGLVELIGRLEDRTIEVVYRDTPEPSPLAHEILLGKPFTFLDDAPAEERRTRAVPLSRSLPVSPAERGKPSVEAIDRIRSDADPDPRTADELHDLLTSTVTWPPTGRWQPLFEDLRSRSRAQTVSTPDGVVWVAAERVEGVLAGLREPDRDETVVDRVGGHLALCGPVTIAQLARRTGLAQSTVAIGLAALEARGGAVQGRFDPVLEGPQWCDRRLLERIHAESRRRRRRSVEPASTRDFMRFVLDWHHLTPGHRLRGRPGLMVALEQLQGFHAPIGAWESSVLASRVAGFAPSLVDDVTVGGELVWGRFDFRARPRGAAATRATPVTVALRGDAGWILRATRGDACPEEPDEGATAEVLEVMARRGASFVDDLAAETGRLVTDVERALWDALARGLVTADSFAAARELVDRRRRRRRASSARPHQSLRRGASARSRPGGRWSLLPEPLTDAPADALAEAVAEQLLDRWGVVARALYDVESWTVPWRDVLWALRRLEDRGTAHGGRFVSGFSGEQFARPDAVDRLNSVRRRPLDGTAVTVSASDPVNLTAVVTPEPRIASVERTMITFVDGIAEAKEAR; encoded by the coding sequence ATGACCGTCGTCGACGCGAGACCAGGGGCAACGAGTTTCGAACCACGCCTGTTCGAACCGACCGCGCACGTCGCGGTCCCCCCGGTCCGCGACGAGGTCCTCGCCGGCTTCCACCCGGCCGTGCGGATCTGGTTCGAGCGGACGTTCCCACACGGGCCGACGTCCCCGCAGGCTGAAGCCTGGCCCGCCATCGCCGCCCGCCACGACACGCTGGTCGCCGCGCCCACCGGCTCGGGCAAGACCCTGTCGGCCTTCCTGGTGGCGATCGACAGGCTGTACCGGGTCCACGACGCCGGCGGTGACGTGTCACGCCGGACGAGCGTGGTCTACGTCTCACCGCTCAAGGCGCTCGCGGTGGACATCGCCGAGAACCTGAGCGCGCCTCTGGCCGGGATCGCATCGGTCGCGGCGGAACTGGGCCTCCCCGCACCGGACCTGCGCATCGGGGTGCGCTCCGGCGACACCACCGCCTCGGCACGCGCGTCGATGCTGCGCCGTCCTCCCGCCTTCGTCGTGACGACACCCGAGTCGCTCTATCTGATGGTCACGGCCGAGAAGAGCCGGGCCGCACTCGCCACCACGGACACGGTGATCGTGGACGAGATCCACACGATGGCGCGCGACAAACGCGGCGCCCACCTCTCGCTGACGCTCGAACGGCTGGACCATGTGACCGGGACACCGTGCCAACGGATCGGCCTGTCGGCGACACAGAAGCCCCTCGAAGTCGTCGCCCGGCTCCTGGTCGGGGCCGGCCGCTGCGGACCCGGTGGCGCCATCGCCTGCCATGTCGTGGACGAAGGGCATGAGCGGGACCTGGACCTGGAACTGGAGGTGCCCGACGACGACCTCGGGGCGCTCGCGTCGAACGAACAGACGGGACGGATGCTCGACCGCATCGCGGAACTCGTCACCGGGCACCGCACGACTCTCGTCTTCGTCAACACGCGACGAATGGCCGAGCGGGTCGCCCACCAGTTGGCGGAGCGGCTCGGTGAAGATGCCGTGTGCGCCCACCACGGGTCGCTCTCCAAGGACCGGCGCGCAACCGTCGAGAAGCGGCTGCGTGCCGGGGACCTTCGGGCTCTCGTCGCAACCGCCTCCCTCGAGTTGGGGATCGACGTCGGCCCGGTCGAGTTGGTCTGCCAGATCGGTTCACCCCGGTCGATCGCCACGTTCCTGCAGCGGGTCGGCCGGTCGGGTCACACCCGTTGGGGAACCCCGAAGGGCCGGCTGTTCCCCATGACCCGGGACGAGCTCGTGGAGTGCACCGCCGTGCTGCGTGCCGTGCGGGGCGGCCGGCTCGACACCCTGCGCCCGCCGGTGGCGCCCCTCGACGTACTCGCCCAGCAGATCGTCGCCGAGTCGGCATGTGAGCGTTGGGTCGTCGGGGACCTCTACGCGCTGTTCAAGCGGGCGGCTCCGTACGAGAACCTGGAGCCGGCCGCGTGGGACGAGGCCGTCCGTTTCGTGTCCGAGGGCGTGACTACCGGACGCGGCCCGCGGGGACGGTGGGTCCATCACGACACGATCAATGGCGAGCTCGCCGGTCGGCGCGGCGCCCGGCTCGTCGCGCTGCGCTCCGGTGGAGCCATCCCCGACGTCGCCGACTACCGGGTCGTGGCCGAGCCCGACGACACGTTCATCGGCACGGTGAACGAGGACTGGGCGATCGAGTCCATGGCCGGGGACATCTTCCTGCTCGGCACCCACTCCTGGCGTATCCGGCGCGTGGAGGCGGGAGTCGTGCGGGTCATGGACGCGGCCGGAGCACCGCCGACCGTGCCGTTCTGGGTCGGCGAGGCCCCGGCGCGCACGGCCGAGTTGAGCGCGGAGGTCAGCGAGGTCCGCCGCCTCGTGGAGCACGATCTCCGCTCAGGGGGCACCGCGGCGGCCCGGGCCCGGTTGTGCGCCGAGTGCGGCGTCGGCGAGTCCGCCGCGGCCATGGTGGTCGCACACCTGGAGGCATCCCTCGAGATCCTCGGTGCGCTGCCGACGCTGGAGCGTCTGGTCCTGGAGAGGTTCTTCGACGAGTCCGGCGGGATGCAACTCGTGGTCCACAGCCCACGGGGGGCACGACTCAACCGGGCGCTCGGGCTCGCGCTCCGCAAGAAGTTCTGTGCCACGTTCGACTTCGAACTCCAGGCGGCGGCGAGCGACGACGCCGTCGTCCTCTCGCTCGGCCCCCAGCACAGCTTCCCGCTGGCGGACGTACCCCGGTTCCTCAACTCGCGCACGGCGGGCGACGTCCTGCGCCAGGCTGTGCTGGTCCCACCCTCGCCGATGCTGACCACTCGCTGGCGCTGGAACCTCAACAGGGCGCTCGTGGTGCTGCGCCATCGGGGATCGGGACGAAACCCGCCCGCTCTGCAGCGCATGCAGGCCGACGACGTCATGGCGGCCGTCTTCCCCGGGGTGGCGGCGTGCCAGGAGAACGTCTCGGGCCCCGTCGAGGTGCCCGACCACCTGCTCGTCAACGAGACCATGCACGACACGCTCCACGACGCCATGGACCTCGACGGGCTGGTGGAACTCATCGGTCGACTCGAGGACCGCACGATCGAGGTCGTCTACCGGGACACACCCGAGCCGTCCCCGCTCGCCCACGAGATCCTCCTCGGAAAGCCCTTCACCTTCCTCGACGACGCCCCCGCCGAGGAGCGCCGCACGCGCGCTGTGCCGCTGAGCCGGAGCCTGCCGGTGTCCCCGGCCGAACGCGGCAAGCCGAGCGTCGAGGCGATCGACCGGATCCGCTCGGATGCCGACCCGGACCCCAGAACCGCGGACGAGCTCCATGACCTGCTCACCTCGACGGTCACGTGGCCGCCGACCGGGCGCTGGCAGCCGCTGTTCGAAGACCTGAGATCCCGGTCACGGGCACAGACGGTCTCCACACCCGACGGCGTGGTCTGGGTGGCCGCCGAGCGCGTGGAGGGGGTCCTGGCGGGTCTGCGGGAACCCGACCGCGACGAGACCGTCGTGGACCGCGTCGGCGGACACCTCGCCCTGTGTGGACCGGTCACCATCGCGCAACTGGCGCGCCGAACCGGTCTCGCCCAGTCGACGGTCGCGATCGGCCTCGCCGCGCTCGAGGCCCGCGGAGGCGCTGTCCAGGGCCGATTCGATCCCGTCCTGGAAGGCCCGCAGTGGTGTGACCGACGGTTGCTGGAACGGATCCATGCCGAGTCCCGGCGACGACGCCGGCGTTCGGTGGAGCCCGCCTCGACGCGTGACTTCATGCGCTTCGTGCTCGACTGGCATCACCTCACTCCCGGGCACCGGTTGCGGGGACGCCCCGGTCTGATGGTCGCGCTCGAACAGCTCCAGGGGTTCCACGCACCCATCGGTGCCTGGGAATCGTCGGTTCTGGCCTCTCGCGTCGCCGGGTTCGCCCCCAGCCTCGTCGACGACGTGACTGTCGGCGGTGAGTTGGTGTGGGGGCGGTTCGACTTCCGCGCGAGGCCCCGGGGTGCTGCGGCCACCCGGGCCACGCCGGTGACGGTGGCGCTGCGGGGCGACGCCGGATGGATTCTGCGGGCCACACGCGGTGACGCCTGCCCCGAAGAGCCCGACGAGGGAGCCACCGCCGAGGTACTCGAGGTCATGGCGCGCCGGGGAGCGTCCTTCGTCGACGACCTCGCTGCGGAGACCGGCCGGCTCGTGACCGACGTGGAGCGCGCCTTGTGGGACGCGTTGGCCCGCGGCCTCGTGACGGCCGACTCGTTCGCAGCGGCCCGGGAACTCGTGGACCGCCGGCGACGACGCCGGCGGGCATCCAGCGCCCGCCCCCACCAGAGCCTCCGACGGGGCGCGTCCGCTCGCAGCCGCCCGGGCGGACGGTGGTCACTACTCCCCGAACCCCTCACCGACGCCCCGGCGGACGCGCTCGCCGAGGCGGTCGCCGAGCAACTCCTGGACCGTTGGGGCGTGGTGGCACGAGCCCTCTACGACGTGGAGTCGTGGACGGTGCCGTGGCGCGACGTGTTGTGGGCGCTGCGACGTCTCGAAGACCGGGGCACGGCGCACGGCGGACGCTTCGTGTCGGGCTTCAGCGGAGAACAGTTCGCTCGGCCCGATGCCGTCGACAGGTTGAACAGCGTGCGGCGGCGCCCGCTCGACGGGACGGCTGTCACGGTCAGCGCGTCGGATCCCGTGAATCTCACCGCCGTCGTCACCCCCGAGCCACGCATCGCGTCGGTCGAGCGGACCATGATCACGTTCGTGGACGGCATCGCTGAGGCAAAGGAGGCCCGGTGA
- a CDS encoding UDP-glucose/GDP-mannose dehydrogenase family protein: MGEKIAVIGAGYVGLTSGACFAHLGHDVVCADIDAERVARLSRGDIHIREDRLDHLVREGLAAQRLRFVVGSAGAVTDADFVCLCVSTPMSDSGAADLSALDAVTAEIGPALRPGTVVMIKSTVPVGTGRRVRENLGRTDVHVVSTPEFLREGLAVRDFLEPDRIVIGADEPQVADRVATLFRRVTAPVVLTDHVSAELTKYAANAFLALKLSYINEIANLCELVGADIGDVARGIGHDPRIGRTHLSPGPGWGGSCLPKDVRALVHAAEEVGHDFTLLREAVTVNEHQFAVMADKVRDAVGGDLSGVKVGALGLAFKAGTNDLRDSPALAVLDLLAEAGASIRAYDPAIAAVDDERITVVADAYAACEGADVVVVLTEWDDFTRLDLDRIAAVVNRRVLVDTRNLLDPEPLVRRGFSVVGVGGAGTADR; this comes from the coding sequence ATGGGAGAGAAGATCGCCGTCATCGGCGCCGGCTACGTCGGACTGACGTCCGGCGCCTGTTTCGCCCACCTGGGTCACGACGTCGTGTGTGCGGACATCGATGCGGAGAGGGTGGCCCGTCTCAGCCGCGGTGACATCCACATCCGCGAGGATCGCCTCGATCACCTCGTACGCGAAGGGCTAGCAGCTCAGAGGCTCCGCTTCGTGGTCGGCTCCGCCGGTGCGGTCACCGATGCCGACTTCGTCTGCCTGTGCGTCTCGACGCCCATGTCCGACAGCGGCGCGGCGGACCTCTCCGCCCTCGACGCGGTCACCGCCGAGATCGGCCCCGCCCTGAGGCCGGGCACCGTCGTGATGATCAAGTCCACGGTCCCGGTCGGGACGGGACGACGGGTGCGTGAGAACCTCGGCCGTACCGACGTGCACGTCGTGTCCACGCCGGAGTTCCTGCGCGAGGGACTCGCCGTGCGGGACTTCCTCGAACCGGATCGCATCGTCATCGGCGCAGACGAACCGCAGGTGGCGGACCGGGTGGCCACCCTCTTCCGCCGTGTGACCGCCCCGGTGGTTCTCACGGATCACGTGTCCGCCGAGCTGACCAAGTACGCAGCCAACGCCTTCCTGGCGCTGAAGCTCTCGTACATCAACGAGATCGCCAACCTGTGCGAACTCGTCGGTGCCGACATCGGCGATGTCGCCCGCGGCATCGGTCACGACCCGCGCATCGGACGTACCCATCTTTCGCCGGGACCGGGCTGGGGCGGGTCCTGTCTCCCCAAGGACGTCCGGGCTCTCGTCCACGCCGCGGAAGAGGTCGGACATGACTTCACGTTGCTGCGTGAGGCGGTCACGGTCAACGAGCACCAGTTCGCCGTGATGGCCGACAAGGTCCGAGACGCGGTGGGCGGGGACCTCTCGGGCGTGAAGGTCGGCGCACTCGGTCTCGCCTTCAAAGCCGGCACCAACGACCTGCGCGATTCGCCCGCGCTCGCCGTCCTCGACCTGTTGGCCGAGGCCGGGGCCTCCATCCGGGCTTACGATCCGGCCATCGCCGCGGTCGACGACGAACGGATCACCGTGGTGGCCGACGCGTACGCGGCGTGCGAGGGCGCTGACGTCGTCGTCGTTCTCACCGAGTGGGACGATTTCACCCGTCTCGACCTCGACCGGATCGCGGCGGTCGTGAACCGCCGGGTCCTGGTGGACACCCGCAATCTGCTCGACCCCGAACCGCTCGTACGGCGCGGCTTCAGCGTCGTCGGCGTCGGCGGGGCCGGCACCGCCGACCGTTGA